The genomic interval CGAGGAGGAGGCCCGCTCGTCGCCGGGCGCGCGATCGCCGGCGCGTGGCTCGCGGGGTTGTCGCGGCTGCGCGTCGGGCGGGGCGCTGGGCGCGGGCGGGCCGGCCTGCGCGTCGCCCGGGGCGGCGGGCTTTTTCTTGCGGCGGCGCTTGCGCTTTTTGGGCGCGGGGCCCTGCCCCGGCTCGCCGGGGGTTGCGCCGGGTGGCGCGTCGGCGTCGAGGCCCGACATGATCTCGTCGATTTCGCTGGCGGGCCCGCGGGGCTTGGGGCCTCGCTGCTGGCGCGCGTCGTCGCGCTGGGCGCGTTCGCGATAGGCGTCCTGCTGGGCGTCCTTGGCGTCGGGGGACGGTGCGACGCGGCGCTCGACCTTGGCCTGGCGCATGCCGCGGAAGGGGTCGCTGGCGCGCTTGGGCGCGTCGGCGGGGTCGACGAGGTCTTCGACGGGGACGGCGACCTGCTTGCGCTGTGGGTTGGGGTCGCCCTCGGGTGGGTCGAGATCGACGAGGACGAGCTGGGTGAGGATCTGGGTGTCGATGACGACGCCGACGCCCTCGGGCGTGCCGACGCGCGTGCCTCGCCTGGGGAGGTTCTTTTTGAGGGAGTCGTAGGTCTCGTCCTCGTAGCGGAGGCAGCACATGAGCCGGCCGCAGCGTCCGCTGATTTTGAGCGGGTCGAGGGTGGCCTTCTGGACCTTGGCGGACTTCATGGAGACGGGCTTGAGGACTTTGAGGAAGTTCTTGCAGCAACAGTGCTGGCCGCAGCGTTCGTAATCGGCGATGAGGCGTGCCTCGTCGCGTGCGCCGACCTGGCGGAGCTCGATGCGCGCGTGGAACTCGCGTGCCATGGCGCGGACGAGCTCTCGGAAGTCGATGCGGTGTTCGGAAGTGAAGAAGAGGGTGAGGACCTCGCCCCCGAGGATGGGCTCGGCGTCGACGATCTTCATGGGCAGGTCGTGCTCGTCGACGAGGGCCCGGGCCTTGCGGACGATGTCCGGGCGGGTCGCGTCGAGGGCGCTCTGGCGGTTGAGGTCGTCGATGGTGGCGATGCGGATGACCCGGCCCTCGGTGGTGAAGGGGTAGTCGGGCCCGCCGGAGTTCTCGATGTACTCGAGCATCTGCTGGCGCGTGACGCTCTTGGAGCAGCCTGAGTTGGGGCAGGTGCTGGTGAGCATCTCGCCGACTTCGACGCCTCGATGGGTCTTGACGACGAGTTTGGAGCCGCAGCCGGGCTTGGCGTCCCCGTCGTAGGGGAACTCTCCGACCATTTTCATCGATCCGAAGCGGACGACGATGGAGGTGGGCGGCTTGAGGCGTTCGTAGGCCTCGCGGTCGGCCTCGGCGAGGTCTGCCTCGAACTGCTGGAGGGGGAAGATGGACATGGGGTGCTCGCGCGTTGGGAAAGCGTGCGCGGAAGAGCCGCGCGTGGGGGAGGAGGCGTTTGTCGTCGGTCTGGAGGTTTCGGCCCCCTGCGTCGGCCGACGGGCGCAGGGGTGTTCACGCGAGCAAAGGCCCGGCGCGCTCGGAGCGTGCGCGGCGGGCCGAGGGAGTGTATCGGCTCAGCGACCGGGGCGGGTGAAGCCGCCGGGTGCGCGCTGGTTGCGCGCCTGGGTGAAGAATTCGGTGAGCTTGATGTTCTGGTAGAGCTCGACGCGGTTGCGGTTCTCGACGCCGTAGATGAGGAGCGCGTCGGAGCGGGCGTCCATGACGAAGACGATGTCCTCGCGGTTGCCGGTGTCGGAGGTGAGGATGGTGAGCTCGCCGACGCTGGAGACATCGGCCCTGGCCTGGGCGCCTGCGCCGAGGCGTCCGGCCTGGACGACGACGAGGGCGGCGAGGACGAAGGCGCTGGCCCAGAGGGCGCCGACGCCGGGCTGCACGCGGTGTCGCGCGGTGGTGTTCATGGCGTGGTCTCCGTGCGTCATCGCGGGCGCGTCTGGGTGTTGCGGATATCGGCGTTGAGGTCGCGGAAGCCGATGAAGTCGAGGGAGCGTCGTGAGATGTCCCAGGAGCTGACGATGAGCTCCATGTTGGCGGCGTCGACGATGTAGACGCCTCGCGGGTTGAGGCCCTGGATCTGGCCCGAGACCATGGTGTATTGGCCGCGGACGCGCTGGGCGGGCTGCTGGGCGTCGGCGCTGGGCGCAAAGGTGGTCGCGGCGAGGGCGGCGAGCAGGGCGGCGTTGAGGAGGATGAGCGAGCGGTACGGGCGGTGTGATCGAGCGCGCTGCATGGGTGCGCCTCCGACGGGGTGGTGGGTCAGTCGAGGTGGCCGCGCTTGCTGGGGAGGAGACTCGCGCCGACGGTGGCGGCGACGAGGAGCCCGACGATGATGAAGTAGAGCCAGGTCGGTGGCTCGTCGGCGGCCTGCGGGAGCGGGGGTCCCGAGCCGCTCTGCGCGAAGGCCTGCGACGCGGCGAAGAGCGCGAGCGCGGAGGCGGCGGCGAGGGGTCGCGCGGCGCGGGCGGGGGCGTGGGTGTCGGCGTCGTTGGTCATCGTCTTCACGGTACGAGGGAGTCGAGGGGGTGTAAAGCGTGGTTCGCGTGCGGGGCGGTGTCGGTTCCAGCCGGGCAGAAGGGCGTGCTGACGCGCTGGAAGGCGCTGGCTCCCAGGTGGACGGTGCCCCATCGCGGCGAGCGTGGGCGCATGTTCGCTTCGTATTCGGGCAGCGAGACGCATCGGACGGAGTACCAGCGGTCGCGATGGGTGAAGACCTCGTGGAAGAGCCCGTCGGGGGGCTGCTCGTCGCACCAGTAGACGAAGACGAAGCATGCCTCGAACCCCTCGCCGAAGAGGGTGCGCCAGGCGCGCAGGGAGTCGATGTCGTCGAGGGTGACCCAGTTCTGCAGGGCGCTCCACGCGCCCGAGCCGGACCGGCGCGCGATTTTGCGTCCCTTGATGTCGAGGAGGAGGTTGTCGCGCCGGCCGTAGACAACGAAGTCGAAGGACTTGAGTGCCTGGGCGGGCTGCGCGGCGCTGGCCGGGAGGAGGGTGCGGCGTGCCTCGTCGACGGCGACATAGGGCACGCGCCGGGCGCGCAGGTAGTGTTCGAACGCCTGCTCGTAGTGGTGCCGGCGCTGCGCCATGGGCGCAGTGTACCATCGCGCGAGGGGGCTTATTCGATGTAGGCGTCGCCCGTTTCGGCGCGGATGCGCACGACGAGGGCGTCGTTCTCGGTGGAGAGCTCGAAGCGCACATCGACCGCCGGGGCGAGACGCCCGAAGGCGTCGAAGCGGACGAAGGGCAGCGCGCCGGCGACGATGGTGTCGGGGTCGACGCCGCCCGGGGCGAGCCGCACGCTCCAGAGGTTGGAGGCGGGGCCCTCGCCGAAGACGATGCGCCAGTCGCCCCCGACGCCGCTGGGGAGCGTCATCGGCGTGTCGGGATCGGAGTGCCGGGCGAGATACCAGCCGGCGCCTGCCGGGCTGACGACGACGCGGACGGGGTCGCCCGGGTCCTGCACGGTGAGCATGCGCGCGTTCTGGAGGTCTGCGGTGAAGAGGTTGGCGGCGGCGACGAGTCGCGTCCGATCGTCGCGCGAGAACGCGGGGATGACGGCGAAGAGCACGATCGACAGGACCGCCATGACGACGAGGACATCGATCAGCGTGAAGGCGCGCGGGGTGGGGTTGCGTCGTGGCATGCGGGTCATGGCGTGACGGAGACGATCCCGCCTTCCGACGCTTCCTTGTCGGCGTGTGCGTTCTTGCGGACGGTCGACGGGTTCGAGCGCTGCGTCGAGGCGAGCCCCTTCACGGTTGTGGCGAGCGTGCTGTCGTCGCCGGCGGCGAGGGTGGCGCCGAAGAAGGTGGCTTCGGGGAGCGCGCCGGCCTCGATGGCGCGGACGGCGCCCAGGAAATCGGCGACGACGATGTTGCGCAGCGGGTCGCGCGGGTCGGGGAGTGTGGCGCTGATGACGCGCGCGTCGTCGTCGGGGTCTGGCTCGACGCCCTCGCCCTCGAAGACGGTGACGATGTGGGCGATGAGCGAGTTGAGCCCCTGGGTGTTGTCGAAGGTGGCGAGCGCCTTGCGCAGGACGGGGAAGCGCTCGGGGTCGTAGACGGGGCCGAGGGTGTCGGCGATGCCGCCGCCGCGGTTGAGGGCGTGGTCGTAGAGGATGGACGCGTTGTCGCGCATGCGGAGGTCTCGCGCGGCGGCGCGCCCGATGACGGCGGAGTTGGACGCGATGTCGACGAAGGCGCCGGGCGCGTGGATGGCGCCGGCGACGAGCGCGCGGGAGGAGAGGGAGACGACCTGGTCGGCCTCGCCGCCGCCGTGGGTGTCGATGACGAAGATCTTGACGCGCGAGGAGTCGACGACGCCGGAGACGCTCTGGTAGGTGCGTGAGGTGTTGTTGCCGAGGGACTTGGTGAAGCCGACGACGGAGTTGGCGATGGTGACATCGTCGTAGACATAGATCTCGACGCGTGAATCGGCGCCGATGAGTTCGAGCGCGGAGCGGTCGTAGAGCTCGAAGTCGTTCCGGACGAGGATGCGGACATCGCCCGAGACGCGGATGGTGCCGTTGTTGGCGGTGAGGTTGTGGACGGAGTAGTTGCGCCCGAGCGCGCCGTTGAAGGTCACGACGCCGCCGCTGCTGGCGGAGACGTTGGCGGTCGGGCCCGGCGCGACGGTTGCGGGGAGCAGGGCGGTGATCGACGAGACGCCCAGGATGCCCGGGGCGATGGAGGTGAGGGCGGAGGGGACCCGCACGCTGGCGGAGGGGAAGACCAGGTCGCTGACGACGCCTCCGGCGAAGGGGGCGGCGGACGCCGCGTCGCGCAGGGATGCTGTGGCGTTGTCGCTGACGACGAGTCGCGCGTTCGCGAGCGTGCTGGCGCCGGAGACGCTGAGCTGTCCCGACGGGGCGAAGGCGACGCCGACGTTGGCGGTATAGAGGGATGGCCCTCGCACGCTGTCGGGCCAGGGGGCGATGAAGGCGCCGCTCTCGACGCGGAGGCGATCGACGGCGAAGGCGGCGAACTCTGGGAGCGTGGGGTCGATGGCTTCGGTGAGCCGGTTGGTGGGTCGGCGGATGACGCGCTTCTGCTGGATGGAGCCGATCTGGCCGGCGCCGCCGATGGCGCTGACGAGGTAGAAGCGGTCGGTGGCGGCGACCTGCTCGCCGGAGGTGTTGGTGACGAAGGCGTCGGTCTCGCCGAGGCGGAAGGCGGCCTTGGCGACGATCGCGCCGTCCGTGAGGTCGTCGCTGGGGGCGACGGAGGTCTGGAGGATGGCCATGGCGAGGTTGGCGCCGGACTGGGCGGCCCACTTGGCGTTGCTGGAGACCTCGGCGTTGGCGGCGATGGCCGGTGCGGCGTCGCGGCTGGCGACATAGGCGGAGCCCATGACGGTCGCGGTGCCGAGCGCGACGAGCACGAGGAGCATCGCGACGCCGCGGCGGGAGGCGCGCGGGCGAGCGGCGGTGGTGCGTCGTGTGGCGTTCATCGCGAAGGGCTCCTGTGATCGGCGAGGCCGAACGCCGCGAGCATGGTGGTCGTGGTCGCGTCGCCGGGGTCTGCGGCGATCAGGTCGAACTCGACGCGGAGGCGCGCGGAGTTTCTGAGATTCGCCTCGTCGCTGACGGACCAGCGGACAGCGTCGATGCCGGAGGCGAGGACGACCTCGCGCGTCATGCCCATGGAGCGGAAGGCCTCGATCATCGCGATCGGGTTCATGGCGCTGGTGATGACGCTGTTGGAGTTCTGCTTGAGGACGGCGTGCCAGACCTCCGGGAACGCGACGCGCTCGGCGAGGATGCGCTGGCCGGCGCTGTCGAAGCGGATGAGTCGCAGCTCGAGGAGGTTCGCGAAGCCGGGGGACACATCGTCCTCGAGCCAGAGCGCCACGGACGACGCGTCGGCCGAGAGCTGCACGGGCGCGAGCGAGGGCTCGACATAGGCGCGGAGCGATTCGCGCACGGCGTGGGCGCGCAGGAGCGACGAGCGGTTCTCGCGGTCGCCCTGCGCGACGCTGCTGACCGAGGTCATCATCGACGCGATGGCCATCGCGACCATGGCGGTGACGGCGGACGCGAGGAGCAGCTCGACGAGGGTGAGGCCGCGGCGTGATGGGGCGTGCGCGCGGGTCACGACGCGGGCTCCGCGATGAAGAGGGTGGCGGAGCAGAGCTCGCCGGTGTCGTCGAAGGCGAAGACGGTGACGGAACGACCACGGATGATCGCGCCGCTGGCGGATTCCTTGATGGTGACGTCGAGGACCTCGACGCGCCGCCCGACGGGCCAGTAGGCCTGGGGGTAGGGCGCGCCGTCGACGGTCTCGAGGGCGCCGGGGTTCTGGACGAGCTCGTCGAAGTCGGGCAGGTCGTCGTAGGGGACGCCGGAGAGCTCGCTGAGCAGGTCGTCGATGACCATGGCGCCCAGGAAGAGCTTCTGGCTGACGAGGGAGGCGGCCTGGCCGGCGGCGATGGCGCTGGTGAGGGCGAGGACGGTGATGAGAAGGATGGCGCTGGCGAGGAGCGCTTCGAGGAGCGTCACCGCCGCGCGCTGGGCGCCCCGGAAGTTTCGGGATGAGCGGGTCGTGGGTCGCACGAGTGAATCGCTCTCGCCTGGGGTGCGTGCCTGGTGGGATGTCCGAACGGGGTGTGGACCTTCCTCCATGACCGAGTGTCGGCGTTCGGTGGTCGCGGGTTTGGGCGAACGCCCCTCGCGCCGGGGATCGGCCCGAAAGAACCGGTGTGACTTGCCCAAACCCCGGAGAAACCGGGACCCTGACGGGGGAGAACCCCGGGACGCGCGGTTCCCGGTCCCGAACGGGATTCGTCCGAGAACGCGCGGCCCGGCTTGCCGCGAGGGGTCGGGGAGCGCAGGATGCACACACGCATGCGCCCGCGGATACCCCGGACCATCCTGAAGATGCTGAGCGCCGACCTGCTGCGTCTGGTGGTGGTCAGCGCGTCGGTGCTGGTGTCGATCGTGGCGTTCTCGACGGCGGTGAAGCCCCTGGCGGAGGGCACGCTGACGGCGGGGCAGGCGCTGAGCTTCATGGCGCTGGCGGCGCCCCCGATGCTGCAGTACGCCCTGCCCTTCGCGGCGGGGTTCGCGGCGACGCTGGCGTACCACCGCTTCGCGTCGGACAACGAGGCCAACGCCGCGTACGCCGGGGGGATCGGGCATCGGACGCTGCTGCTGCCGGCGCTGAGCGTCGGCGCGCTGCTGCTGATCGTGATGCTGGTGCTGCAGCACAGTCTCATCCCCCGGCTGCTGCGCCAGATGGAAGAGCTTGTGACGCGCGACATCGCGCAGCTGCTGGTGAACGC from Phycisphaeraceae bacterium carries:
- a CDS encoding HYExAFE family protein — protein: MAQRRHHYEQAFEHYLRARRVPYVAVDEARRTLLPASAAQPAQALKSFDFVVYGRRDNLLLDIKGRKIARRSGSGAWSALQNWVTLDDIDSLRAWRTLFGEGFEACFVFVYWCDEQPPDGLFHEVFTHRDRWYSVRCVSLPEYEANMRPRSPRWGTVHLGASAFQRVSTPFCPAGTDTAPHANHALHPLDSLVP
- a CDS encoding prepilin-type N-terminal cleavage/methylation domain-containing protein, which codes for MTRMPRRNPTPRAFTLIDVLVVMAVLSIVLFAVIPAFSRDDRTRLVAAANLFTADLQNARMLTVQDPGDPVRVVVSPAGAGWYLARHSDPDTPMTLPSGVGGDWRIVFGEGPASNLWSVRLAPGGVDPDTIVAGALPFVRFDAFGRLAPAVDVRFELSTENDALVVRIRAETGDAYIE